The following are encoded in a window of Salinibacter ruber DSM 13855 genomic DNA:
- a CDS encoding hybrid sensor histidine kinase/response regulator transcription factor produces the protein MHGSPVGGLLGIVGVLILVPVNVGLLGRPVAWWYPGGGGTEALVLWDKALVTLLCAGAVWAGRTRSRVSVARAVGGAIALAIAVVSLVHDAYRGVLSIEYVILLYLLTVVVIPYRPWQTLLLGGVLGAVLYGLGSVGLPGTGAARPDLVAPGHLVRMGFVTVVLTGVSTLLYAVRHRRYRARRRAETLHEQVAQLERAKSRFFADLSHEFRTPLTLILGPLRQALGKQGDEIPGPLRERLGQADRQARRMARLVDQLYDLARFDEGDLALQMRPHDLVELIRTVVPPLRQWAQAKGLTVQEDVGPESLAVPMDVDRVRQLVTTLLSNAIRHTPEEGTVRLRVRRGDDAAEIAVRDTGPGLPEALQKRVFGDADSYVPVRGEEEAGSTASTDPERWIGWGIGLAHARALVRRHGGDIDVESEPGFGTELTVCLPLGRDPEAAVEGPVAEAAVPSVEDGAGMAGSGRVPAGEPPTSSDEAPPDAPAVLIVDDEAEMRAYLRDLLGPDYYRAAVADADAALDRPRDRSFDLVLCDASLPAGGGKKLCRAIREDDDLRHLPILLLTARPNGERAGDSLNVGADAYVSKPFDPSELQARVENLIGIRQIVQDRVRLPDWMAPEAETTVSSEEEAFLESLNDVVTAHIDNSNFGVDWLADEMDLSARHLRRRIKDATGLSASGFIRTRRLQRAAALLRQDADTVSDVAAAVGYRDPSYFSRLFRETFGCPPTEYAAQEAPEDPDMGP, from the coding sequence GTGCACGGGTCTCCAGTGGGGGGACTGCTCGGCATCGTGGGGGTCCTCATTCTCGTGCCCGTCAATGTGGGCCTCCTCGGCCGGCCCGTGGCGTGGTGGTACCCAGGGGGTGGGGGCACAGAGGCACTCGTGCTCTGGGACAAGGCCCTCGTGACGCTTCTCTGCGCCGGGGCCGTCTGGGCCGGACGGACACGGAGTCGGGTGTCGGTTGCACGGGCCGTGGGAGGGGCGATTGCCCTTGCCATCGCGGTGGTGTCGCTGGTGCACGACGCCTACCGCGGCGTGCTGAGCATCGAGTACGTGATTCTTCTCTATCTGCTGACCGTCGTTGTCATTCCGTACCGCCCCTGGCAGACGCTGCTCCTAGGGGGGGTGCTTGGCGCCGTGCTCTACGGCCTGGGCAGCGTGGGGCTTCCCGGCACCGGCGCGGCCCGTCCCGACCTGGTGGCCCCTGGACACCTCGTGCGGATGGGGTTCGTCACCGTGGTCCTGACCGGCGTGTCGACCCTCCTCTACGCAGTGCGCCATCGCCGGTACCGGGCGCGGCGACGGGCAGAAACGCTCCACGAACAGGTGGCCCAGCTCGAACGGGCGAAAAGCCGCTTCTTTGCCGATCTCTCCCACGAGTTTCGCACGCCCCTGACCCTGATCCTCGGGCCGCTCCGCCAGGCACTGGGGAAACAGGGGGACGAAATTCCGGGGCCCCTCCGCGAGCGACTGGGGCAGGCGGACCGCCAGGCCCGCCGGATGGCACGGCTCGTGGATCAGCTGTACGACCTCGCCCGGTTTGACGAGGGGGACCTGGCCCTCCAGATGCGGCCGCACGACCTGGTGGAGCTGATCCGGACGGTGGTGCCGCCCCTGCGGCAATGGGCACAGGCGAAGGGGCTCACCGTCCAGGAGGACGTGGGGCCGGAGTCCCTTGCGGTGCCGATGGACGTGGATCGGGTCCGGCAGCTCGTGACGACGCTCCTCTCGAACGCGATCCGGCACACGCCGGAAGAGGGGACGGTGCGCCTGCGGGTGCGGCGGGGCGACGATGCGGCCGAGATTGCCGTGCGCGACACGGGCCCGGGACTGCCGGAGGCCCTTCAGAAGCGGGTGTTCGGGGATGCCGACAGCTACGTGCCTGTCCGCGGAGAAGAAGAGGCCGGGTCCACGGCGTCCACCGATCCAGAACGATGGATTGGATGGGGCATCGGGCTGGCCCACGCTCGCGCCCTGGTCCGGCGGCACGGGGGCGACATCGATGTGGAGAGCGAGCCGGGGTTTGGCACGGAACTGACCGTGTGCCTGCCGCTGGGGCGCGACCCCGAGGCGGCGGTGGAGGGGCCCGTCGCGGAGGCAGCCGTCCCGTCCGTGGAAGACGGGGCGGGGATGGCCGGCTCGGGGCGTGTCCCTGCAGGGGAGCCCCCGACGTCGTCGGACGAGGCTCCCCCGGACGCCCCCGCCGTGCTCATCGTAGACGACGAGGCGGAGATGCGGGCGTATCTCCGGGACCTCCTCGGACCGGACTATTACAGGGCGGCCGTCGCCGACGCCGACGCTGCGCTCGACCGGCCCCGGGACCGGTCGTTCGACCTCGTCCTCTGCGACGCGTCGTTGCCGGCCGGGGGCGGGAAGAAGCTGTGCCGCGCCATCCGCGAGGACGACGATCTGCGTCACCTGCCGATCCTCCTGCTGACGGCCCGCCCGAACGGAGAGCGGGCCGGCGATTCCCTGAACGTGGGGGCCGACGCGTACGTGTCGAAGCCGTTCGACCCGTCCGAGCTGCAGGCCCGCGTGGAAAACCTGATCGGCATCCGGCAGATCGTGCAGGACCGTGTCCGGCTGCCCGACTGGATGGCCCCGGAGGCGGAGACGACCGTCTCGTCCGAAGAGGAGGCCTTTCTCGAATCGCTGAATGACGTGGTGACGGCGCACATCGACAACAGCAACTTTGGGGTCGACTGGCTGGCCGACGAGATGGACCTGAGTGCCCGCCACCTTCGCCGCCGCATCAAAGACGCGACCGGCCTCTCGGCGTCGGGGTTCATCCGGACCCGGCGCCTGCAGCGCGCCGCCGCGCTGCTGCGGCAGGATGCGGACACGGTGTCGGACGTGGCGGCCGCCGTGGGGTACCGGGACCCGAGCTACTTCTCGCGCCTCTTCCGCGAGACCTTCGGCTGCCCGCCGACCGAGTACGCCGCGCAGGAGGCCCCCGAAGACCCGGACATGGGTCCCTGA
- a CDS encoding TonB-dependent receptor domain-containing protein — MHTTRSKSSFGPRPVGLLGTVLLALLLGGLSSSPVLAQDEPAGVLTGRVVDAASDAPLQDATVALWENTGGDSTLVRGTVTGPEGRFTIEDVALGAYTLRISFVGYTTERRPNTQPAPSPDEADLGTIRLGRTTTQQQEVEVTADRPAARIETDRNVYNTSERALSAGGSARTVLEDLPSIRIDMDGSISFRGNESVSLQINGEPASLQGQSLVSYLESLSADAVDRVEVIPNPSAKYEPEGMSGIINIVLSRDLEAKWNGGLTLGGERDANDRYGGNGSANVGFQAGGWRVVGTYSHRRDGEEDTDTRIVERLNGGGPSTWVDQNGREEEQDRSHSFRTDVDYSVAEGTSLGLETSVSLRRGDENGRSAYREYTGGAPTAENVTDRYVRRLDNSSSEESVDGRLDFNHDFAQDHSLSAQVRYDRDLEGEDGTYNIYGFENGARLSTPRDQEIDVVNEDEQDGSLKVDYARPLGSFSLETGYKGTLRRLDSDQTYEDRTTVFTFDELIHAAYGTVSRGIGDFQLEAGLRAEAVTTTFDLSSEDEVTNSSYVSLYPSAFLTYKPSPRRQARLSYSKRVDRPGLWDINPIEDNENPTFQERGNPGLAPEYIHSFELSLTQRWGIGSVSVTPYLRHTVNEIEEVRFEEDINGRTVIVRQAQNLSTSTSYGTELVTTFNAGDRLEGTLSGNLYRSVTDGSNVTTDLSQDAILFSGRGSVRAKLRDGLQLELSQFYRPARDIPPQGRIDRFASTELALQQELLGGDGTLTLRVDDLLNDTNMTMWYRDQDLYQESNMQWGAREVSLSFQYSFGSGSNDDRGRRDRDYR, encoded by the coding sequence ATGCACACGACTCGCTCCAAGTCCTCTTTCGGGCCCCGGCCCGTCGGACTCCTCGGGACCGTACTCCTCGCACTCCTCCTGGGGGGACTCTCGTCGTCCCCGGTTCTCGCGCAGGACGAACCGGCCGGTGTTCTGACGGGTCGGGTGGTCGACGCGGCGTCGGACGCCCCCTTGCAGGACGCGACCGTCGCGCTCTGGGAGAACACCGGGGGCGACTCGACGCTCGTCCGGGGGACGGTGACGGGGCCGGAGGGGCGGTTCACGATTGAGGACGTGGCCCTTGGCGCGTACACCCTCCGCATCAGCTTCGTCGGGTACACCACGGAGCGCCGCCCCAACACCCAGCCGGCCCCGTCTCCCGACGAGGCCGACCTCGGCACGATCCGGCTGGGCCGCACGACGACCCAGCAGCAGGAGGTGGAGGTCACGGCCGACCGCCCCGCGGCCCGGATTGAGACGGACCGGAACGTCTACAACACCTCCGAGCGCGCCCTGAGCGCCGGCGGGTCGGCCCGGACGGTGCTCGAAGACCTTCCCTCCATCCGGATCGACATGGACGGGAGCATCAGCTTTCGCGGCAACGAGAGCGTCTCGCTTCAGATCAACGGCGAGCCGGCCTCGCTGCAGGGCCAGAGCCTCGTCAGCTACCTCGAAAGCCTGTCGGCGGACGCCGTGGACCGCGTGGAGGTGATCCCAAACCCCTCGGCCAAGTACGAGCCCGAGGGCATGTCGGGCATCATCAACATCGTGCTGAGCCGCGATCTGGAGGCGAAGTGGAACGGCGGACTCACGCTCGGCGGCGAGCGGGACGCCAACGACCGGTACGGCGGCAACGGCTCGGCAAACGTGGGCTTCCAGGCCGGCGGCTGGCGCGTCGTGGGCACCTACTCCCACCGGCGCGACGGCGAGGAGGACACCGACACCCGCATTGTGGAGCGGCTCAATGGGGGCGGGCCCAGCACGTGGGTCGACCAGAACGGCCGGGAAGAAGAGCAGGACCGCTCCCACTCGTTTCGCACCGACGTCGATTACAGCGTCGCCGAGGGCACGTCCCTCGGCCTGGAAACGAGCGTCAGCCTCCGCCGCGGCGACGAGAACGGGCGCTCGGCGTATCGGGAATACACCGGGGGCGCCCCCACCGCCGAGAACGTGACGGACCGGTACGTCCGCCGTCTGGACAACAGCTCGTCCGAGGAGAGCGTCGACGGGCGCCTCGACTTCAACCACGACTTCGCCCAGGACCACAGCCTGAGCGCGCAGGTGCGCTACGACCGCGACCTCGAAGGCGAGGATGGGACGTACAACATCTACGGATTCGAAAACGGAGCCCGTCTCTCCACGCCTCGGGACCAAGAAATTGACGTCGTCAACGAGGACGAACAGGACGGCTCCCTGAAGGTGGACTACGCACGGCCGCTCGGCTCCTTCTCCTTGGAGACCGGCTACAAGGGCACCCTGCGCCGGCTCGACAGCGACCAGACCTACGAGGACCGCACGACGGTCTTCACGTTCGACGAGCTGATCCACGCGGCGTACGGCACAGTGAGTCGGGGCATCGGGGACTTTCAACTGGAGGCCGGGCTCCGCGCCGAGGCCGTGACCACGACCTTCGACCTTTCCAGCGAGGACGAGGTGACGAACAGCTCCTACGTGAGCCTCTACCCCAGCGCCTTTCTCACCTACAAGCCCAGCCCGAGGCGGCAGGCCCGCCTCTCCTACAGCAAGCGCGTGGACCGGCCCGGCCTCTGGGACATCAACCCGATTGAGGACAACGAGAATCCGACCTTTCAGGAGCGGGGCAACCCTGGGCTCGCCCCCGAGTACATCCACTCCTTCGAGCTGAGCCTGACCCAGCGGTGGGGCATCGGCTCCGTCTCGGTCACCCCGTACCTCCGGCACACTGTCAATGAGATTGAGGAAGTGCGGTTTGAGGAAGACATCAACGGGCGTACGGTCATCGTCCGTCAGGCCCAGAACCTGTCCACCAGCACCTCCTACGGCACGGAGCTGGTGACGACGTTCAACGCCGGCGACCGCCTGGAGGGCACCCTCAGCGGCAACCTCTACCGCTCGGTCACCGACGGCTCCAACGTGACCACCGACCTCAGCCAGGACGCAATCCTGTTCTCGGGCCGGGGCAGCGTCCGGGCGAAGCTGCGGGACGGCCTGCAGCTGGAGCTCAGTCAGTTCTACCGGCCGGCCCGCGACATTCCCCCGCAGGGACGGATCGATCGGTTTGCCAGCACCGAGCTGGCCCTCCAGCAGGAGCTGCTCGGGGGCGACGGCACCCTCACCCTCCGGGTCGACGACCTTCTCAACGACACGAACATGACCATGTGGTACCGGGACCAGGATCTCTATCAGGAGTCAAACATGCAGTGGGGGGCCCGCGAGGTCTCGCTCTCGTTCCAGTACAGCTTCGGGTCCGGGTCGAACGACGACCGCGGGCGGCGCGATCGGGACTACCGCTGA
- a CDS encoding sensor histidine kinase, with translation MRDRSVFTSPNRVEWGLMAAFWTTVALLSVGQTLLGDASSEVHWGRTVAELVEYALWGLFTPIIFWLAKTLPVVEPTDTERTTVTRNVGVHAAVALAASIAVDLTEDAVEAGLGERPLAFVQSVSQFWFTDELLFYLVILMAGFARSYYFQQKARQEEAARLEERAEALEAQLTEARLEALRMQLNPHFLFNTLHAVSTLVDRDPAGVRRMIARLSELLRHVLDEEAPQEVPLSQELEFLDDYFEIQSIRFQGRLDTAVDVPSDLYDAQVPNLILQPIVENAIKHGASQVRGVGRIEVRGRHEDDRLVLTVTDNGPGLPESQEDGFGLRNVRARLEGLYGDDQALHMETVPDGGTRAVLALPHHTSASLYTASGTSSLTAPDMDLD, from the coding sequence ATGCGTGACCGGTCGGTCTTCACGTCGCCGAACCGGGTCGAGTGGGGGCTCATGGCCGCGTTCTGGACGACCGTGGCCCTGCTGTCGGTCGGGCAGACCCTCCTCGGGGACGCCTCCAGCGAGGTGCACTGGGGACGCACGGTGGCGGAGCTGGTTGAATATGCCCTCTGGGGCCTCTTTACCCCGATCATCTTTTGGCTCGCGAAGACCCTCCCGGTCGTGGAGCCGACCGATACGGAGCGGACGACGGTGACGCGGAATGTGGGCGTACATGCGGCCGTCGCCCTCGCCGCGTCCATCGCGGTCGACCTGACCGAAGACGCCGTCGAGGCGGGACTGGGGGAGCGCCCCCTCGCTTTCGTTCAGTCGGTGAGTCAATTCTGGTTCACCGACGAGCTGCTCTTCTACCTCGTTATCCTGATGGCCGGCTTCGCGCGGAGCTACTACTTTCAGCAGAAGGCGCGACAGGAGGAGGCCGCGCGCCTGGAGGAGCGCGCCGAGGCGCTCGAAGCCCAGCTCACGGAGGCGCGGCTGGAGGCCCTCCGCATGCAACTCAACCCCCATTTTCTGTTTAATACCCTGCACGCGGTGAGCACACTCGTCGACCGGGACCCGGCCGGCGTACGTCGCATGATTGCGCGCCTCAGTGAACTCCTGCGCCATGTGCTGGACGAGGAGGCCCCTCAGGAAGTCCCCCTCTCCCAGGAGCTTGAGTTCCTCGACGACTACTTCGAGATTCAGTCGATCCGCTTTCAGGGCCGGCTGGACACGGCGGTCGACGTCCCGTCCGACTTGTACGACGCTCAGGTGCCCAACCTCATCCTGCAGCCCATCGTCGAGAATGCCATCAAGCACGGGGCCAGCCAGGTGCGCGGCGTGGGGCGCATCGAGGTGCGCGGCCGCCACGAGGACGACCGGCTCGTGCTGACGGTGACGGACAACGGGCCGGGCCTGCCCGAGTCCCAGGAAGACGGGTTCGGCCTGCGCAACGTCCGGGCTCGGTTGGAGGGGCTCTACGGCGACGACCAGGCCCTCCACATGGAGACGGTACCGGACGGGGGAACGCGAGCCGTACTCGCACTGCCCCATCACACGAGCGCGTCGCTGTACACCGCCTCGGGAACCTCTTCCCTCACCGCGCCCGACATGGACCTCGACTGA
- a CDS encoding LytR/AlgR family response regulator transcription factor — protein sequence MASETPAIRALIVDDEPLARERLHELLTDAPAVTVAGTAEDGFEAVDAIHEQAPDLVFLDVQMPGMNGIDVIEEIGTADMPVTVFVTAYDQYAIKAFDLAAVDYLLKPFDDERFEEALRRAREQIANREGEAISDRLLRLLQERDPSLLEKESARDEPYLERIAVQGRGKARIVPVDDLTHITADGSYAELHTGDDTYVIRERMKTLAARLDPDTFVRVHRSAIVRLDEIELILRGGGGNYAVRLRDGTRVSVSRSRVDELQDRLGVDVLQRDDANGA from the coding sequence ATGGCTTCCGAGACGCCCGCCATTCGTGCCCTCATCGTGGACGACGAGCCGCTGGCCCGCGAGCGCCTGCACGAGCTCCTGACAGACGCCCCGGCGGTGACCGTGGCCGGTACGGCCGAGGACGGCTTCGAGGCCGTCGACGCCATCCACGAACAGGCCCCCGATCTCGTCTTCCTCGACGTGCAGATGCCCGGCATGAACGGCATCGACGTGATCGAGGAGATCGGGACGGCCGACATGCCCGTCACCGTGTTCGTGACCGCCTACGACCAGTACGCCATCAAGGCGTTCGACCTCGCCGCGGTGGACTATTTGCTGAAGCCGTTCGACGACGAGCGGTTCGAGGAGGCCCTGCGGCGCGCCCGCGAGCAGATTGCCAACCGGGAGGGCGAGGCCATTTCCGACCGGCTTCTGCGGCTTCTCCAAGAACGCGACCCGTCCCTTCTGGAAAAGGAGAGCGCCCGGGACGAGCCGTACCTGGAACGGATCGCCGTGCAGGGCCGCGGCAAGGCCCGCATCGTGCCCGTCGACGACCTGACCCACATCACCGCCGACGGCTCCTACGCGGAGCTGCACACGGGCGACGACACCTACGTCATTCGCGAGCGCATGAAGACCCTCGCCGCTCGCCTCGACCCCGACACGTTCGTCCGGGTGCACCGGTCGGCCATCGTGCGGCTCGACGAGATCGAGCTCATCTTGCGCGGGGGCGGCGGCAACTACGCCGTACGCCTCCGAGACGGCACGCGGGTCAGCGTGAGCCGCAGCCGCGTCGACGAGCTGCAGGACCGCCTCGGCGTCGACGTGCTTCAGCGCGACGATGCGAACGGCGCGTAA
- a CDS encoding LLM class flavin-dependent oxidoreductase, producing the protein MDLGIWLPVFGGWLRNVDDEGMPPTFAYNRKVAQAADAAGFSTMLIAELNLNDINGPSHPALECWTTASALAPVTDDIRIMAAIRPGFREPAVTAKMASNIDHISDGRFEINLVSAWWEEEMKMYVGDWLDHDARYDRSAEFVQILKGLWSQERFSFDGDFYTIEDTILQPKPVQSGGVPVYAGGGSEEGRNMIATHCDHYLMHGGTVDKIAGDIEDLRERRAEKGHDPDEMKFGMAAYMICRDSEQEAREELDRITTVDYEAEGFDSYDDFVEHSELDSEVDLKDYSVSNRGLRPDLVGTPDQIVEKLNAYADAGLDLVLLQCSPMLEEVQRIGREVLPRLKSAPVQG; encoded by the coding sequence ATTGATCTCGGAATTTGGCTCCCCGTCTTCGGCGGCTGGCTCCGCAACGTGGACGACGAGGGCATGCCGCCCACGTTTGCGTACAACCGAAAGGTCGCGCAGGCGGCCGACGCCGCGGGCTTCTCGACGATGCTCATCGCCGAGCTCAACCTGAACGACATCAACGGCCCGTCGCATCCGGCCCTGGAGTGCTGGACCACCGCCTCGGCCCTGGCCCCGGTGACGGACGACATTCGCATCATGGCGGCCATCCGCCCCGGCTTCCGCGAGCCGGCCGTGACCGCCAAGATGGCCTCCAACATCGATCACATCTCCGACGGGCGGTTCGAGATCAACCTCGTCTCGGCCTGGTGGGAGGAGGAGATGAAGATGTACGTCGGCGACTGGCTCGACCACGACGCCCGCTACGACCGCTCCGCCGAGTTCGTGCAGATCCTGAAGGGGCTCTGGTCGCAGGAGCGCTTCTCATTCGACGGCGACTTCTACACCATCGAGGACACGATCCTGCAGCCCAAGCCCGTCCAGTCCGGCGGCGTGCCCGTCTACGCGGGCGGCGGCTCCGAGGAGGGGCGCAACATGATCGCCACCCACTGCGACCACTACCTGATGCACGGCGGCACCGTCGACAAGATTGCCGGCGACATCGAGGACCTGCGCGAGCGGCGGGCCGAAAAAGGCCACGACCCCGACGAGATGAAGTTCGGCATGGCGGCGTACATGATCTGCCGCGACAGCGAGCAGGAGGCCCGGGAGGAGCTTGACCGCATCACCACGGTCGACTACGAGGCCGAGGGCTTCGACAGTTACGACGACTTCGTGGAGCACTCGGAGCTGGACTCCGAGGTGGACCTCAAGGACTATTCGGTCTCGAACCGCGGCCTGCGGCCCGACCTGGTGGGCACGCCGGACCAGATCGTGGAAAAGCTGAACGCGTACGCCGACGCGGGGCTCGACCTCGTGCTGCTTCAGTGCAGCCCGATGCTGGAGGAGGTGCAGCGGATTGGGCGCGAGGTCCTTCCGCGACTGAAGTCGGCGCCGGTGCAGGGATAG
- a CDS encoding glutathione synthase, whose amino-acid sequence MKAYIIYENEDWMPPLRSALDAADVPYEEWFVDDGHFDVTGAPPEGVFLNRMSASSHTRGHSPAVEHTRQLIAWLERHGRRVVNGSHAFELEISKVQQHAALEQAGLRTPATRAVAGGPEALLAAAQDVPTPFVTKHNRGGKGLGVQLFRTHEAFEEAVRAGDIPTPPAHITLLQQFVEAAEPFITRCEFVDGEFLYAITSDTSDGFELCPADACRTDEDRCAVDGDDSLFALREDVPAALIDRYKAFLNREQIDIAGIEFIEDTEGQIWTYDINGTTNYSPEVEDKHDLSGMAAVADLLKRELEAAATGEGIPS is encoded by the coding sequence ATGAAGGCCTACATCATCTACGAGAACGAAGACTGGATGCCGCCCCTCCGGTCGGCGCTCGATGCGGCGGACGTGCCCTACGAAGAATGGTTCGTGGACGACGGCCACTTCGACGTCACGGGCGCCCCGCCCGAGGGGGTCTTTCTGAACCGCATGAGCGCGTCCTCCCACACCCGAGGCCACAGCCCGGCCGTCGAGCACACGCGCCAGCTGATCGCGTGGCTGGAGCGGCACGGGCGGCGCGTCGTCAACGGGTCCCACGCCTTCGAGCTGGAGATTAGCAAGGTGCAGCAGCACGCCGCGCTGGAGCAGGCCGGGCTGCGCACCCCGGCCACGCGGGCCGTCGCGGGCGGGCCGGAGGCGCTGCTGGCGGCCGCGCAGGACGTGCCGACCCCGTTCGTGACGAAGCACAATCGGGGCGGGAAGGGACTCGGCGTGCAGCTCTTCCGCACCCACGAGGCGTTTGAGGAGGCGGTGCGCGCCGGCGACATTCCGACGCCGCCGGCCCACATTACGCTTCTGCAGCAGTTCGTGGAGGCGGCCGAGCCGTTCATCACGCGCTGCGAGTTCGTGGACGGCGAGTTCCTGTACGCCATCACGTCCGACACCAGCGACGGCTTCGAGCTCTGCCCGGCCGACGCCTGCCGCACCGACGAGGACCGCTGCGCCGTGGACGGGGACGACTCGCTCTTCGCCCTCCGCGAAGACGTGCCCGCCGCCCTGATCGACCGCTACAAGGCGTTCCTCAATCGGGAGCAGATCGACATTGCGGGCATCGAATTTATCGAAGACACCGAGGGCCAGATCTGGACCTACGACATCAACGGCACCACCAACTACTCGCCCGAGGTCGAAGACAAGCACGACCTGAGCGGCATGGCCGCCGTCGCCGACCTCCTGAAGCGCGAACTGGAGGCCGCCGCCACGGGCGAAGGCATCCCTTCCTGA
- a CDS encoding FAD-binding domain-containing protein, with product MGPAPHDVRGRPPTDLAEWEEFWGIGGGREQYINCTQIDAFAPPMPPRTQIVWYKRDLRVGDHRPLAEAADRGPVLPLYVAEPSIAAGADYHPRHWTLIREALIELRARLAKRGQPLVVRCGEMPEVLESLRATAGPLRLWAHEETGNQRTHERDQRVRDWARAHEVPFTEVPSRGVVRGPHDRDEWADQWEASMDRPLVHPPDALQPVDSVAPGPMPSHADLGLRPSTAALQQIGEAEAHRTLDSFLRERGRSYRRAMSRPGPAQTECSRISVHLAYGTISLRRVVYELRRRQEELRGANGPDAAARRKALSSFDSRLHWHSHFTQKLEDAPRIENESYIPAFDALRADDWDPALYDAWLHGRTGFPMVDACMRHLRATGWLNFRMRAMLCSFAAYDCWLDWRRFAPTYGGLMADYVPGIHYPQVQMQSGTTGINRVRIYNPVKQGKEQDPDGTFIRRWVPELSHLDTTAYVHAPWKMSPIEQQAAGCVIGKDYPERVVDHNDAYHHAQDAIHELRQRPEIQAQADTVLERHGSRA from the coding sequence GTGGGCCCCGCCCCGCACGATGTCCGTGGACGACCGCCGACAGATCTTGCAGAATGGGAAGAGTTTTGGGGAATCGGAGGGGGACGAGAGCAGTACATCAACTGCACGCAAATCGATGCTTTCGCCCCGCCCATGCCGCCGCGCACGCAAATCGTTTGGTACAAAAGAGACCTGCGGGTGGGCGACCATCGCCCCCTTGCGGAGGCCGCCGATCGGGGACCGGTGCTGCCCCTCTACGTGGCGGAGCCGTCCATCGCGGCGGGGGCGGACTATCATCCGCGCCACTGGACGCTGATTCGGGAGGCGCTCATTGAACTGCGGGCCCGCCTCGCAAAGCGGGGACAGCCTCTGGTCGTGCGCTGCGGCGAAATGCCGGAGGTCCTCGAGTCGCTGCGGGCGACCGCCGGGCCCCTTCGTCTCTGGGCCCACGAAGAAACCGGCAACCAGCGCACCCACGAGCGGGACCAGCGCGTCCGTGACTGGGCCCGCGCCCACGAAGTCCCGTTTACGGAGGTGCCAAGCCGAGGCGTGGTGCGCGGGCCGCACGACCGGGACGAGTGGGCCGACCAGTGGGAGGCGTCCATGGACCGGCCGCTCGTGCACCCGCCCGACGCGCTCCAGCCGGTCGACTCCGTAGCGCCCGGGCCGATGCCGTCCCACGCCGATCTGGGGCTCCGGCCGTCGACCGCCGCTCTTCAGCAGATTGGAGAGGCGGAGGCCCACCGCACCCTCGACTCGTTCCTTCGCGAACGAGGGCGCAGCTACCGCCGGGCCATGTCGCGCCCCGGTCCCGCGCAGACGGAGTGCTCGCGGATCTCGGTGCACCTGGCCTACGGCACGATCAGCCTCCGGCGGGTGGTTTACGAGCTGCGACGGCGGCAGGAAGAGCTTCGCGGAGCGAACGGCCCGGACGCGGCGGCCCGACGCAAGGCGCTGAGCAGCTTCGACAGCCGCCTGCACTGGCACAGCCACTTTACGCAGAAGCTGGAGGACGCGCCCCGGATCGAAAACGAGAGCTACATCCCCGCCTTCGATGCGCTTCGCGCCGACGACTGGGACCCGGCGCTCTACGACGCGTGGCTCCATGGCCGCACGGGGTTCCCGATGGTTGACGCCTGCATGCGGCACCTGCGGGCCACGGGCTGGCTCAACTTCCGCATGCGGGCGATGCTCTGCTCGTTTGCGGCCTACGACTGCTGGCTCGACTGGCGCCGCTTCGCGCCCACCTACGGCGGCCTCATGGCCGACTACGTGCCGGGCATCCACTACCCGCAGGTGCAGATGCAGTCCGGCACGACCGGCATCAACCGCGTGCGCATCTACAACCCGGTAAAGCAGGGCAAGGAGCAGGACCCCGACGGCACGTTCATCCGGCGCTGGGTCCCCGAGCTGTCGCACCTCGACACGACTGCGTACGTCCACGCCCCCTGGAAGATGTCGCCCATCGAGCAGCAGGCCGCCGGCTGCGTGATCGGCAAAGACTACCCGGAGCGCGTCGTAGACCACAACGACGCGTACCACCATGCCCAAGACGCCATCCACGAGCTGCGGCAGCGTCCGGAGATCCAAGCGCAGGCCGACACGGTCCTGGAACGGCACGGCAGCCGGGCCTGA
- a CDS encoding Hsp20/alpha crystallin family protein yields MTQMTRRTPTRTLRTLQREVDDLFDQFFGRTDGGDRDTSPAWSPSTDLVETDEDVRLHLDVPGMSADDISINLQNRTLTVSGERTSERTGEDENIVRVERAVGTFHRTFTLPDAVDADSTEATYDNGVLTIRVPKTEETTRRQIEIQ; encoded by the coding sequence ATGACGCAGATGACGCGCCGAACGCCCACCCGCACCCTTCGCACCCTGCAACGCGAGGTGGACGACCTCTTCGACCAGTTCTTCGGCCGCACCGACGGCGGGGACCGCGACACGTCTCCGGCGTGGTCGCCGAGCACCGACCTGGTGGAGACGGACGAGGACGTTCGCCTCCACCTGGACGTGCCGGGCATGAGCGCGGACGACATCAGCATCAATCTCCAAAACCGCACGCTGACGGTGAGCGGCGAGCGCACCAGCGAGCGGACGGGCGAGGACGAGAACATCGTCCGTGTGGAGCGTGCCGTTGGCACCTTCCACCGCACGTTCACGCTCCCGGACGCCGTCGATGCCGACAGCACTGAAGCGACCTACGACAACGGCGTACTGACGATTCGCGTCCCGAAGACGGAAGAGACCACGCGCCGTCAGATTGAAATCCAGTAG